A window of the Candidatus Pantoea soli genome harbors these coding sequences:
- the arnB gene encoding UDP-4-amino-4-deoxy-L-arabinose aminotransferase, whose protein sequence is MTFLPFSRPSLGEEELVAVERVFASGWITTGAQNAELETAFCKLTGNQHAIAVSSATAGMHVALMALNIQPGDEVITPSLTWVSTINMITLLGATPVMIDIDRDTLMVTPEQIEAAITPRTRAIIPVHYAGAPADIDAIRAIGERRGIAVIEDAAHAAGCYYKGQHVGQQGTAIFSFHAIKNMTCAEGGLIVTDDAELAYRMRSLKFHGLGVDAYDRHTYGRKPQAEVVMPGFKYNLPDISAAIALVQLNKLAAINTRRAEIAQRYLAELADTPFLPLAQPEWSHQHAWHLFIIRVDEASCGLSRDALMETLKAEDIGTGLHFRAAHTHKYYRERYPRLSLPNTEWNSDRICSIPLFPDMSNDDVSRVIGALRHIAGV, encoded by the coding sequence ATGACTTTTTTGCCTTTTTCACGCCCATCGTTGGGTGAAGAGGAGCTTGTTGCCGTTGAGCGAGTATTTGCTTCAGGATGGATAACGACTGGGGCTCAAAATGCAGAACTTGAAACCGCGTTCTGTAAACTCACCGGTAATCAGCACGCGATTGCCGTCAGCTCTGCCACAGCGGGTATGCACGTTGCACTTATGGCACTGAATATTCAGCCGGGTGATGAAGTGATCACACCTTCGCTGACCTGGGTCTCGACCATAAATATGATCACTTTGCTCGGTGCTACTCCGGTGATGATTGATATTGATCGCGATACGCTGATGGTCACACCTGAGCAAATTGAAGCAGCGATTACTCCTCGCACCCGCGCCATTATTCCGGTGCATTATGCGGGCGCTCCTGCGGATATTGATGCGATTCGCGCTATCGGTGAGCGTCGCGGCATTGCAGTCATAGAAGATGCTGCACATGCCGCAGGTTGTTACTACAAAGGTCAGCACGTTGGCCAGCAAGGTACGGCCATTTTCTCCTTCCATGCCATCAAGAATATGACCTGTGCAGAGGGCGGTTTGATCGTCACCGACGACGCTGAACTTGCCTATCGTATGCGCAGCCTGAAATTCCATGGTTTGGGTGTGGACGCCTATGACCGCCATACCTACGGGCGCAAACCGCAGGCTGAAGTGGTAATGCCGGGCTTCAAATACAACTTGCCAGATATCAGCGCAGCGATTGCGCTGGTGCAGTTAAACAAGCTGGCTGCCATTAATACGCGTCGTGCTGAGATTGCACAGCGTTATCTGGCCGAACTGGCGGATACACCCTTCTTACCGCTCGCTCAGCCTGAATGGTCTCATCAACATGCCTGGCATCTGTTTATCATCCGAGTCGATGAAGCCTCCTGCGGTTTAAGCCGCGACGCGCTGATGGAAACGCTGAAAGCAGAAGACATCGGCACCGGTTTGCATTTCCGCGCGGCACATACCCACAAATATTACCGCGAACGTTATCCGCGACTTTCCCTGCCCAACACGGAATGGAATAGCGATCGCATCTGCTCAATACCGCTTTTCCCAGATATGAGCAATGACGACGTCAGCCGCGTGATCGGCGCATTACGTCATATCGCTGGAGTTTGA
- a CDS encoding ArnT family glycosyltransferase: MQYRKIRAFYNDSLRVSYYVACLGCKTLKMQFKNRSTSDLEEKQKNKTFSFENIHFSYMALLLFFWTIPGLIGHEPWKPDEAYSFGLILNIYETGDWVVPMLAGEPFMEKPPIYYIVAAVFMVLLHPLLSLPDAARLTSGFFIVITSSMIALSVRDTLGKGYGRWGILIFISCLGVAVRMHQMITDTALVAGCSFGLYGLILSRRRFIAGGVVMGIGAALGMMSKGLLGPGLLYLSAALCFFILGSYRKKAL; this comes from the coding sequence TTGCAGTATCGAAAAATTCGAGCATTTTACAACGATAGTTTAAGAGTCAGTTATTATGTTGCATGCTTGGGCTGTAAAACGCTTAAAATGCAGTTTAAGAATAGATCTACTTCTGACTTAGAAGAAAAACAAAAAAATAAGACGTTTTCTTTTGAAAATATACATTTCAGTTACATGGCACTACTTTTGTTTTTTTGGACCATTCCTGGACTTATAGGTCATGAGCCATGGAAGCCAGATGAAGCTTATTCATTTGGGTTAATATTGAACATTTATGAAACCGGCGACTGGGTTGTACCTATGCTTGCGGGTGAACCGTTCATGGAAAAGCCTCCGATCTATTACATTGTTGCTGCCGTATTTATGGTCCTGCTACATCCTTTATTATCTCTTCCAGATGCGGCTCGCTTAACGTCGGGTTTTTTTATAGTTATAACTAGTTCAATGATTGCCCTTTCAGTCAGAGATACTCTGGGCAAGGGTTACGGCCGTTGGGGAATACTTATTTTTATTTCCTGCTTGGGTGTGGCTGTCCGAATGCACCAGATGATTACCGACACTGCTTTAGTAGCAGGATGCTCGTTCGGTTTATACGGGCTCATTTTATCGCGCAGGCGTTTCATAGCTGGTGGAGTTGTGATGGGGATCGGGGCAGCACTTGGCATGATGTCAAAAGGGCTTCTGGGGCCCGGCCTGTTGTATCTCAGCGCTGCGCTTTGTTTCTTTATATTGGGCAGTTACAGAAAAAAAGCTTTATAA
- a CDS encoding formyltransferase family protein yields the protein MKASQKVKPTVILFGYHDMGYAGLSALIKSGYNVVSVFTHKDSNNENVFFKSVTDLADKHKIPVFRPEDVNEPSWVIKINDLSPDYIITISYRHYLSNEIVKAAKFGAYNVHASLLPAHRGRSHLNWSIIKGDEESGITLHEINNIPDAGPIYAQTKVSISNDDTAHTLHRKITELASTLLPVWFTDLYEGNLTGLDQDESQASSYGLRRPEDGHIDWRSSANDIRNLVRALSFPWPGAFTDSEGKKLIIWKCNVLPSEQSFIPGTVISIAPLRIACGKDILEIDDFSLTKCPEPGYSRKITGSGIIVGMILR from the coding sequence ATGAAAGCATCTCAAAAAGTCAAACCCACTGTTATATTATTCGGATACCATGATATGGGTTATGCTGGACTATCCGCATTAATTAAAAGCGGCTATAATGTTGTTTCGGTTTTCACTCATAAGGATAGTAACAATGAAAATGTATTTTTTAAATCCGTCACAGATCTCGCTGACAAACATAAAATCCCGGTCTTTCGGCCCGAGGATGTTAATGAACCCTCCTGGGTCATTAAAATAAATGATCTTTCTCCTGATTATATAATAACCATTTCTTACAGGCATTATCTTTCGAATGAGATAGTTAAGGCTGCTAAATTCGGTGCGTATAACGTCCATGCATCTTTGCTTCCTGCACACAGAGGGCGCTCTCATCTTAACTGGTCAATAATTAAAGGTGATGAAGAAAGTGGAATTACTTTGCATGAAATAAATAATATTCCCGATGCTGGGCCGATTTATGCACAGACGAAAGTGTCCATTAGCAATGATGATACGGCGCATACTCTTCACAGGAAAATTACGGAACTTGCCAGTACACTCCTTCCGGTGTGGTTTACCGATCTCTATGAAGGGAATCTTACCGGACTTGATCAGGATGAGAGTCAGGCGAGCAGTTATGGTTTGCGAAGACCCGAGGATGGACATATCGACTGGCGTTCAAGCGCAAACGACATACGCAATCTGGTACGTGCCCTGTCCTTCCCATGGCCAGGGGCATTCACTGATTCTGAGGGGAAAAAACTCATCATCTGGAAATGCAACGTACTACCCAGTGAACAGTCATTTATACCCGGAACTGTAATTTCCATTGCACCACTAAGGATTGCATGTGGTAAGGACATACTTGAGATAGACGATTTCTCACTGACAAAATGTCCTGAACCCGGTTATTCAAGAAAAATCACCGGGTCAGGCATAATCGTGGGCATGATATTACGTTGA
- a CDS encoding IS3 family transposase (programmed frameshift), translating into MSGKRYPEEFKIEAVKQVVDRDHSVSSVATRLDITTHSLYAWIKKYGPDSSTNNAQSDAQAEIRRLQKELKRVTDERDIFKKSRGVLRKAVRVRYAFIRDNSRSWPVRLLCRVLDVHPSGFYFWLQQPHSQRHHADQMLTGQIKQFWLESGCVYGYRKIHLDLRDTGQQCGVNRVLRLMKRAGIKAQVGYRSPRARKGEASIVSPNRLQRQFNPDAPDKRWVTDITYIRTHEGWLFLAVVVDLFSRKVIGWSMQPRMTKEIVLNALLMAVWRRNPQKQVLVHSDQGSQYTSHEWQSFLKSHSLESSMSRRGNCHDNAVAESFFQLLKRERIKKKIYGTREEARSDIFDYIEMFYNSKRRHGSSDQMSPTEYENQYYQRLRSV; encoded by the exons ATGAGCGGTAAGCGTTATCCAGAAGAGTTTAAAATTGAAGCAGTCAAACAGGTTGTTGATCGTGATCATTCTGTTTCCAGCGTTGCAACACGTCTCGATATCACCACCCACAGCCTTTACGCCTGGATAAAGAAGTACGGTCCGGATTCTTCCACTAATAATGCACAGTCGGATGCTCAGGCCGAGATCCGCCGTCTCCAGAAAGAGCTGAAGCGGGTTACCGACGAACGGGACATAT TTAAAAAAAGCCGCGGCGTACTTCGCAAAGCTGTCCGAGTGAGGTACGCCTTTATCCGCGACAACAGCCGTAGTTGGCCTGTTCGCCTGCTTTGTCGGGTTCTGGATGTACATCCAAGTGGATTTTATTTCTGGCTTCAGCAGCCACATTCACAGCGTCACCATGCAGACCAGATGCTGACCGGGCAGATCAAACAGTTCTGGCTTGAGTCTGGCTGCGTCTATGGTTATCGCAAGATCCATCTCGATCTGCGTGATACCGGGCAGCAGTGCGGAGTGAACCGGGTCTTGCGGCTGATGAAGCGTGCCGGAATAAAAGCTCAGGTTGGGTACCGTAGCCCACGGGCACGTAAAGGAGAAGCCAGTATCGTGTCGCCTAACAGGCTCCAGCGGCAGTTCAATCCGGATGCTCCGGATAAGCGTTGGGTGACGGACATAACCTACATCCGAACCCACGAAGGCTGGCTATTTCTGGCCGTGGTGGTTGACCTGTTCTCCCGAAAAGTTATTGGCTGGTCAATGCAGCCCCGCATGACAAAAGAGATTGTCCTGAACGCATTACTTATGGCGGTGTGGAGGCGTAATCCTCAAAAACAGGTATTGGTTCACTCTGATCAGGGCAGTCAGTACACGAGCCATGAGTGGCAGTCGTTCCTGAAATCACACAGCCTGGAGAGCAGCATGAGCCGTCGCGGTAACTGCCACGATAATGCGGTTGCAGAAAGCTTTTTCCAGTTGCTGAAACGCGAACGGATAAAGAAAAAGATCTACGGAACGCGGGAAGAAGCCCGCAGTGATATTTTTGATTACATCGAGATGTTCTATAACAGTAAGCGTCGGCATGGTTCGAGCGATCAGATGTCACCGACAGAATATGAAAACCAGTATTATCAACGGCTCAGAAGTGTCTAG
- a CDS encoding efflux RND transporter periplasmic adaptor subunit: protein MTLQSKPTLLLMVGLIIGGIGWYFWPKQQADAAVKSPAAPVLVSMISAAVKLLPITLTTQGHVVPLNQVDIQAQLTGTVKSVDFHEGDFVKAGQLLFTLDDASQHAAYDRAVAAAGESRALLVKAQNDLQRGRQLKANNYISLSDWDTLQSNLKQYQAQYQAAQQDVQTAQVNLGYTRITAPVSGKTGALNVHPGSLVQPGSTLPLVSLIQFDPIGVAFTLPENDLKPVLAAQAKGTITVWVEDASGKPTSGTLDFIDNSVSTTSGTITLKAHFSNQQHLLWPGLFQNVKVDAGVTPDAVVLPPQAVQNGPDGHFVYIIDPHHQAQAQAVTLLRVQQSMAVISGLSHGTKVVNEGANNLRPGMTVQIASNIDKAVMQP, encoded by the coding sequence ATGACTCTTCAATCCAAACCCACGCTGCTGCTGATGGTCGGCTTGATCATCGGCGGCATCGGCTGGTATTTCTGGCCTAAACAGCAGGCCGATGCTGCCGTTAAATCCCCCGCTGCCCCCGTGCTGGTAAGTATGATCAGTGCCGCAGTCAAACTGCTGCCGATCACGCTCACCACTCAGGGCCACGTCGTTCCGTTGAACCAGGTTGATATTCAGGCACAGCTTACCGGCACGGTAAAAAGCGTGGATTTCCATGAAGGGGATTTCGTGAAAGCCGGGCAACTGCTCTTCACCCTGGATGATGCCAGTCAGCATGCGGCCTACGATCGTGCCGTGGCGGCGGCAGGTGAATCCAGAGCCTTGCTGGTGAAGGCGCAAAACGATCTGCAACGTGGTCGTCAGTTAAAGGCCAATAACTACATTTCATTGTCTGACTGGGATACCTTGCAAAGCAACCTGAAGCAGTATCAGGCCCAATACCAGGCAGCGCAGCAGGATGTGCAGACCGCACAGGTCAACCTTGGATACACCCGCATTACCGCACCAGTCAGCGGCAAAACGGGCGCGCTGAATGTGCACCCTGGCAGTCTGGTTCAACCGGGTAGCACCCTGCCGCTGGTGTCATTGATCCAGTTTGATCCGATTGGCGTGGCCTTTACACTGCCGGAGAACGACCTCAAACCGGTGCTGGCTGCTCAAGCGAAGGGGACGATAACGGTTTGGGTGGAGGATGCCAGCGGTAAACCGACCTCCGGCACGCTGGATTTTATTGATAACAGTGTCAGCACCACCAGCGGTACCATCACGCTTAAAGCGCATTTCAGTAATCAGCAGCATCTACTGTGGCCCGGCCTGTTCCAGAACGTCAAAGTGGATGCTGGTGTCACGCCAGACGCCGTGGTCCTGCCGCCACAGGCCGTACAAAATGGCCCAGACGGACACTTTGTTTACATCATCGACCCGCACCACCAGGCGCAAGCACAGGCCGTTACGTTGTTACGCGTGCAGCAATCCATGGCCGTGATCAGTGGACTTTCTCATGGTACCAAAGTGGTCAATGAAGGGGCCAATAATCTGCGCCCTGGCATGACGGTACAGATTGCCAGTAACATCGATAAGGCGGTAATGCAGCCATGA
- a CDS encoding efflux RND transporter permease subunit, which translates to MTFTERCLERPIAVLLLWVAVMVAGAVCWQHLPVAALPTFDTPTIKVNASLSGASPETMASSVATPLEKNLATIPGVATMTSTNLEGATTIVLEFDPSVNIDSASVDVQAALYQSLKKLPSQMTTPPTFRKVNPADAPIAQISLDSPSMTLSDLNRYSDDLISPSLSMIKGVAEVTVIGQKRYAVRVEVDPVKLAATNMTLEELHTALKAANDNSPVGELDGKRQMMMLQNRGDLRNASDFSQVVVATRNGQPVRLADIASVQDSIENTLSHSAVNNHTAIVLSITRQPGANLVATLDTIKQLLPKLQQQMPASVHMQLLNDRSISVRNAIHDVNLTLLLTIALVIMVILLFLRHVRATVIPALSVPISLLGSFGLMYAFGLSLDNISLMGLTIAVGLVVDDAIVVLENIMRYIEQGEDPKHAALKGVREVGFTVISISLSLVAVFIPIFFMPGTMGLLFHEFAWVVSLAILVSAAASLTIIPLLVPMLMRHDPHHDKPEPAWSRVFEQAFERLRQCYARGLEWAVDHRAVTLSVAALTVALTAWLYISAPKGFFPQEDIGQVTANIDTPQDMSYDARKDVAFQLGNTLLKDGAVATLVTKVDHDTTQLNITLKDASQRPAMTQVLQQMRAETHYLPGIQVFFSPVQNFKVGGRAAKSSYQYTLQSVSSSSGLSLNDYANQLMAEMNKSGVFVGVNSDAQLNGLQAQLTIDRNKASLLGVDLDQIRSNLYAAFGTLQASTIYAPEDSYEVILEVQQPFRQNESDLSQIYVRSSAGDLLPLSTFTHISRVQGVTAVNHQGQLPAITLSFDLAPGKSLSDATQAISQAESAIHLPATVFGQYAGQAALYQQSQSSQVWLIVLALAVIYVILGMLYESWIHPVTILLGLPSAAVGALLALRLMGLDLTFIAMIGILLLIGIVKKNAIMMIDFALSAQREQGLSAHDAITQACLQRFRPIMMTTLCAVMGALPIACGWGAGAELRQPMGVAVVGGLVFSQFITLFITPVLYLLFDRTGARLDTLTHATEES; encoded by the coding sequence ATGACCTTCACTGAACGTTGTTTAGAACGGCCGATTGCCGTACTGCTGTTATGGGTCGCCGTGATGGTGGCGGGCGCGGTGTGCTGGCAGCATTTGCCGGTTGCGGCGCTGCCCACTTTTGATACGCCCACTATCAAAGTCAATGCGTCGCTTTCCGGTGCCAGCCCGGAAACCATGGCCTCCTCAGTGGCCACGCCGCTGGAAAAAAACCTCGCGACCATACCGGGGGTGGCGACCATGACATCGACCAACCTCGAAGGGGCGACCACCATCGTGCTGGAGTTCGATCCCTCGGTGAACATCGATTCGGCATCGGTCGATGTGCAGGCTGCACTCTATCAGTCACTTAAAAAACTGCCGTCGCAGATGACCACGCCACCCACCTTTCGCAAGGTCAATCCGGCGGATGCGCCGATAGCGCAGATCAGTCTGGATTCACCGTCCATGACGCTCTCCGATCTCAACCGCTATTCGGATGATCTGATCTCTCCATCGCTGTCGATGATCAAAGGGGTGGCGGAAGTCACGGTCATCGGGCAGAAACGTTATGCAGTGCGGGTGGAGGTGGATCCGGTAAAACTCGCCGCCACCAACATGACGCTGGAAGAGCTGCATACGGCGCTGAAGGCCGCCAACGACAACTCACCGGTGGGTGAACTGGATGGCAAACGCCAGATGATGATGCTGCAAAACCGTGGCGATCTGCGCAATGCCAGCGACTTCAGTCAGGTGGTGGTCGCCACGCGCAATGGTCAGCCGGTCAGGCTGGCCGATATCGCCAGCGTGCAGGACAGCATTGAAAACACCCTGAGCCACAGTGCGGTCAATAACCACACCGCGATTGTGCTGAGCATTACCCGCCAGCCTGGCGCAAATCTGGTGGCGACACTGGATACCATCAAACAGCTGTTGCCAAAGTTACAGCAGCAAATGCCAGCTTCCGTGCACATGCAGTTGCTCAATGATCGGTCAATTTCGGTCCGCAACGCCATTCACGATGTCAATCTCACCCTGTTGCTGACCATTGCGTTGGTGATCATGGTGATTCTGCTGTTCTTGCGCCACGTGCGTGCCACCGTGATCCCCGCCTTGAGCGTACCGATTTCACTGCTGGGATCTTTTGGCCTGATGTACGCCTTTGGCCTGAGCCTCGACAACATTTCCCTGATGGGCCTGACCATCGCCGTTGGGCTGGTGGTGGATGACGCGATCGTGGTGCTGGAAAATATCATGCGCTACATCGAGCAGGGAGAGGATCCTAAGCACGCCGCATTAAAAGGCGTGCGTGAAGTTGGATTCACGGTGATCTCCATCTCGCTCTCGCTGGTCGCCGTGTTTATCCCGATCTTCTTTATGCCCGGCACCATGGGGCTGCTGTTCCACGAATTCGCCTGGGTGGTGTCGTTAGCCATTCTGGTCTCCGCCGCGGCATCATTGACCATTATTCCGCTGTTAGTGCCGATGCTGATGCGTCACGATCCCCATCACGATAAACCTGAACCGGCGTGGAGCCGCGTGTTCGAGCAGGCTTTTGAACGCCTTCGCCAGTGCTATGCACGCGGTCTGGAGTGGGCGGTTGATCACCGTGCCGTCACGCTGTCGGTGGCCGCCCTGACGGTTGCACTGACCGCCTGGCTGTATATCAGCGCGCCCAAAGGGTTCTTCCCGCAAGAGGATATTGGCCAGGTCACGGCGAATATCGATACGCCACAGGATATGTCTTACGACGCCCGTAAAGACGTGGCGTTCCAACTCGGCAACACGCTGTTGAAAGACGGGGCCGTCGCGACACTCGTCACTAAAGTCGATCACGATACCACGCAGTTGAATATCACCCTTAAAGATGCCAGCCAGCGTCCAGCAATGACGCAGGTGTTGCAGCAGATGCGCGCAGAAACACACTATTTGCCGGGTATTCAGGTGTTCTTTAGTCCAGTGCAGAACTTTAAGGTGGGGGGCCGTGCGGCAAAAAGTAGCTACCAGTACACGCTGCAATCGGTGAGCAGCAGCAGTGGGTTGAGCCTGAACGACTACGCTAATCAACTGATGGCAGAGATGAACAAAAGCGGTGTGTTTGTTGGCGTGAACAGCGATGCCCAGCTCAACGGATTGCAGGCGCAGCTCACTATTGACCGCAATAAAGCTTCGTTGCTGGGTGTCGATCTCGACCAGATCCGCAGCAATCTGTACGCCGCCTTTGGCACCTTGCAGGCCTCTACCATCTATGCGCCAGAGGACAGCTATGAAGTGATCCTCGAAGTCCAACAGCCATTCCGGCAGAACGAAAGCGATCTGTCGCAAATCTACGTGCGCTCATCTGCGGGCGATCTGCTGCCATTGTCCACCTTCACGCATATCAGCCGCGTGCAGGGCGTCACGGCCGTCAATCACCAGGGGCAATTACCCGCCATCACCCTCTCTTTTGACCTTGCACCCGGTAAATCACTGTCTGATGCCACGCAGGCGATCAGCCAAGCGGAGAGCGCCATCCATCTCCCTGCCACGGTCTTTGGCCAATATGCCGGACAAGCTGCACTTTACCAGCAGTCGCAGAGCAGTCAGGTCTGGTTGATCGTGCTGGCACTGGCGGTGATCTATGTGATTCTCGGCATGCTGTATGAGAGCTGGATTCACCCCGTTACCATTCTGCTCGGTTTACCCTCCGCTGCGGTGGGTGCCTTGCTGGCGTTAAGGCTAATGGGATTGGATCTGACCTTCATCGCCATGATTGGCATCCTGCTACTAATCGGCATCGTGAAAAAGAACGCCATCATGATGATTGATTTCGCCTTATCAGCACAGCGCGAACAGGGGCTGAGTGCGCATGACGCGATTACCCAAGCCTGCCTCCAGCGTTTCCGTCCGATCATGATGACCACCCTGTGCGCCGTTATGGGTGCGCTTCCCATTGCCTGTGGCTGGGGCGCGGGTGCTGAACTACGCCAGCCGATGGGCGTGGCAGTCGTCGGTGGGCTGGTGTTCTCGCAATTCATTACCTTGTTTATTACGCCGGTGCTTTACCTGTTGTTTGACCGTACTGGCGCACGTCTGGACACCCTCACCCATGCGACGGAGGAATCATGA